A DNA window from Oncorhynchus tshawytscha isolate Ot180627B linkage group LG13, Otsh_v2.0, whole genome shotgun sequence contains the following coding sequences:
- the LOC112265985 gene encoding transcription cofactor HES-6: MAPSALHIKNGFGMDEDDYYGINKGDRKARKPLVEKKRRARINESLQELRTLLADTDSKVENAEVLEMTVKKVEHILKDRPQETDIMNREASERFAAGYIQCMHEVHMFVSNCPGIDATVAAELLNHLLECMPLNEDHFQDMVMDIISDTSSNNGSTWPAGEAVSVALASPGCRSIASGSSSALSPAVSNTSSEDLCSDLYETDSEHNQRATDALENQEAQNMPTITYSKSMWRPW; encoded by the exons ATGGCCCCCTCGGCTCTGCACATCAAGAACGGATTTGGCATGGATGAGGATGACTACTACGGGATTAATAAAGGGGATAGAAAG GCTAGAAAACCTTTGGTGGAGAAGAAGAGGCGTGCTCGTATCAATGAGAGTTTGCAGGAGCTTCGGACCTTGCTCGCTGACACCGAC TCAAAGGTGGAGAATGCAGAGGTTCTGGAGATGACGGTGAAAAAAGTGGAGCACATTCTCAAGGATCGTCCCCAAG AGACTGACATCATGAACCGGGAGGCCAGCGAGAGGTTTGCAGCAGGCTACATCCAGTGCATGCATGAGGTCCATATGTTTGTGTCCAACTGTCCCGGGATAGACGCGACGGTGGCGGCCGAGCTACTGAACCACCTGCTGGAGTGTATGCCCTTGAACGAGGACCACTTCCAGGACATGGTTATGGATATAATATCGGACACTTCCAGCAACAACGGCAGCACTTGGCCAGCCGGCGAGGCAGTGAGCGTGGCCCTAGCCTCACCCGGATGCAGAAGTATAGCCAGCGGCTCTTCCTCGGCCCTCTCCCCCGCCGTCTCCAACACCTCCAGTGAGGACCTGTGCTCTGACCTGTACGAGACAGACAGCGAGCACAACCAGCGCGCTACCGACGCACTGGAGAACCAAGAAGCCCAGAACATGCCCACCATCACCTACtccaaatcaatgtggaggccCTGGTAG